From the genome of Fundulus heteroclitus isolate FHET01 chromosome 9, MU-UCD_Fhet_4.1, whole genome shotgun sequence, one region includes:
- the LOC105925340 gene encoding basic immunoglobulin-like variable motif-containing protein: protein MPNTSEGQGANLQGPAEQQRPAEGEQEDRGLISSLARDAARLRRASSAELHLQWTCPVTHSREKFYTVCSDYALLNQAASVYCCPPKVARNKQEDGPPPGRPNPSADLSGGPTGAGPVGSDGDCDVEEEASSGHGKPLLAWEIDTADFNAVFTRKMRPSNGKKCSAKKMRASDRPSRNLQDVPVHASLEEIKQRKVLDLRRWYCISRPQYKTSCGISSLVSCWNFLYSTLGAGSLPPISQEEALHILGFQPPFEDIKFGPFTGNATLMRWFRQLNDNFRVRGCSYILYKPHGKHKTAGETAEGALMKLTQGLKDESMAYIYHCQNHYFCPVGFEATPLKAAKAYRGPPPTNEMEHWILIGEPSRKHPAIHCKKWLDIVTDLNTQNPEYLDIRHTERGLQRRKTKKVGGNLHCIMAFQRVNWQKLGPWALNLENLRHEFHHASTDRAHGSAAEESEERTASKRLAQLGRSQSMGSQKDTCSWKRLSNTTEYRQRSSPSDLEEDITD, encoded by the exons ATGCCTAACACGTCGGAGGGCCAGGGGGCGAATCTCCAAGGGCCCGCGGAGCAGCAGAGACCCGCGGAGGGGGAGCAGGAGGACCGCGGGCTGATCAGCTCCCTGGCCCGGGACGCTGCCAGGCTGAGGCGGGCCTCGAGCGCAGAGCTCCACCTGCAGTGGACGTGCCCGGTCACCCACTCCCGGGAGAAGTTCTACACCGTCTGCTCCGACTACGCCCTCCTCAACCAGGCGGCCTCCGTCTACTGCTGCCCTCCGAAGGTGGCCAGGAACAAGCAGGAGGACGGGCCGCCGCCCGGGAGGCCCAACCCCTCCGCCGACTTGAGCGGCGGTCCGACCGGAGCGGGTCCCGTGGGGTCGGACGGAGACTGTGACGTGGAGGAGGAGGCGTCGTCCGGCCACGGCAAGCCTCTTCTGGCGTGGGAGATCGACACGGCGGACTTTAACGCCGTCTTCACGAGGAAGATGAGACCCA GCAACGGGAAGAAATGCAGCGCCAAGAAGATGAGGGCTTCAGACAGACCCAGCAGGAATCTGCAGGATGTGCCGGTCCACGCGTCTCTGGAGGAGATCAAACAGAGAAAAGTGCTGGACCTCAGAAGATG GTACTGCATCAGTCGGCCGCAGTACAAGACGTCTTGTGGCATCTCCTCTCTGGTGTCCTGTTGGAACTTCCTGTACAGCACTCTGGGTGCAGGGAG TCTTCCACCCATCTCTCAGGAGGAGGCGCTGCACATCCTGGGCTTTCAGCCGCCCTTTGAAGACATCAAGTTCGGCCCCTTCACAGGCAACGCGACGCTAATGCG GTGGTTCAGGCAACTCAACGACAATTTCCGAGTGCGGGGTTGTTCCTACATTTTGTACAAACCTCATGGCAAACACAAGACTGCAGGAGAAACTG CTGAAGGCGCTCTGATGAAGCTGACGCAGGGCTTGAAGGATGAGTCCATGGCCTACATTTACCACTGTCAGAACCATTACTTCTGCCCAGTGGGCTTTGAGGCTACGCCACTGAAAGCAGCCAAAGCCTACAG GGGTCCTCCACCCACAAATGAGATGGAGCACTGGATCTTAATCGGTGAGCCCAGTAGAAAACATCCAGCAATTCACTGTAAAAA GTGGTTGGACATCGTGACTGACCTCAACACGCAGAACCCAGAGTACCTGGACATCCGCCACACCGAGAGGGGGCTTCAGCGCCGCAAAACCAAAAAG GTGGGCGGCAACCTGCACTGCATCATGGCCTTCCAGAGGGTCAACTGGCAGAAGCTCGGCCCCTGGGCTCTGAACTTGGAGAACCTCCGGCACGAGTTTCACCACGCCAGCACAGACCGGGCCCACGGCAGCGCGGCCGAGGAGTCCGAGGAGAGAACGGCGTCCAAGCGCCTGGCCCAGCTGGGACGCTCGCAGAGCATGGGCAGCCAGAAGGACACCTGCAGCTGGAAACGGCTGTCCAACACCACAGAGTACAGACAGAGGAGCTCACCGAGTGACCTGGAGGAGGACATCACAGACTGA
- the zgc:172121 gene encoding homocysteine S-methyltransferase isoform X2 encodes MCSSGCLKRLILNNAPLILDGGLATELEAQGAELQGDPLWSARLLHTNPQAIKEAHYRFLLSGADVISTATYQASIQGFVQHLDVSAERARELLMSGVRLAKETVETFASGERSLLVAGSVGPYGAFLHDGSEYTGAYAQEMSVEELKLWHKAQVDCLAAAGADLIAFETIPSIKEAQAVVELLREFPDCNAWLSFSCKDERHISDGSLFADAVRTACRSPQLLAVGVNCCRPAVVQPLLDSARAALGPDTRWVVYPNSGEDWDSERGWQESGQTAGWTPELSRTWVKQGAALLGGCCRIGPAHIAALRQQLKGSSTSSSESTNSHT; translated from the exons ATGTGTTCATCCGGTTGCCTAAAACGCCTCATCCTCAATAACGCTCCTTTGATCTTGGATGGTGGACTTGCAACTGAACTAGAGGCGCAAGGAGCTGAGCTACAG GGGGATCCTTTGTGGAGCGCCAGGCTTTTGCACACTAATCCCCAGGCCATAAAAGAGGCTCATTACAG GTTTCTCCTCAGCGGCGCCGACGTCATCTCAACCGCAACGTACCAGGCGAGCATCCAGGGATTCGTCCAGCACCTAGACGTGAGCGCCGAGCGGGCCCGGGAGCTGCTGATGTCCGGAGTGCGTCTGGCCAAGGAGACGGTGGAGACCTTTGCCTCCG GGGAGCGGAGTCTGCTGGTGGCCGGCTCAGTTGGACCGTACGGGGCCTTCCTCCACGATGGATCAGAGTACACCGGGGCTTATGCGCAGGAGATGAGCGTTGAA GAGCTCAAACTATGGCACAAGGCACAGGTGGACTGTCTAGCGGCAGCAGGGGCCGACCTCATCGCTTTCGAGACCATCCCGAGCATCAAAGAGGCCCAGGCCGTGGTGGAGCTGCTGAGGGAGTTCCCGGACTGTAACGCCTGGCTGTCCTTCTCCTGTAAG GATGAGAGGCACATTTCAGACGGCAGCCTGTTCGCGGACGCCGTGCGGACCGCCTGCAGGTCACCCCAGCTGCTCGCCGTGGGAGTCAACTGCTGCCGTCCAGCCGTGGTGCAGCCGCTGCTGGACTCCGCCCGGGCGGCGCTGGGCCCCGACACGCGCTGGGTGGTGTACCCCAACAGCGGCGAGGACTGGGACTCTGAGCGGGG ATGGCAGGAATCAGGGCAGACTGCGGGATGGACGCCTGAGCTGAGCCGCACGTGGGTGAAGCAGGGGGCTGCTCTGTTGG GTGGCTGCTGCCGCATCGGTCCTGCTCACATCGCAGCACTGAGGCAACAGCTGAAGGGAAGCAGCACATCTTCATCAGAGTCAACCAACAGCCACACCTAA
- the zgc:172121 gene encoding homocysteine S-methyltransferase isoform X1 produces MNASVDHYPERQHTPTMCSSGCLKRLILNNAPLILDGGLATELEAQGAELQGDPLWSARLLHTNPQAIKEAHYRFLLSGADVISTATYQASIQGFVQHLDVSAERARELLMSGVRLAKETVETFASGERSLLVAGSVGPYGAFLHDGSEYTGAYAQEMSVEELKLWHKAQVDCLAAAGADLIAFETIPSIKEAQAVVELLREFPDCNAWLSFSCKDERHISDGSLFADAVRTACRSPQLLAVGVNCCRPAVVQPLLDSARAALGPDTRWVVYPNSGEDWDSERGWQESGQTAGWTPELSRTWVKQGAALLGGCCRIGPAHIAALRQQLKGSSTSSSESTNSHT; encoded by the exons ATGAACGCATCAGTTGACCATTACCCGGAAAGACAACACA CACCCACCATGTGTTCATCCGGTTGCCTAAAACGCCTCATCCTCAATAACGCTCCTTTGATCTTGGATGGTGGACTTGCAACTGAACTAGAGGCGCAAGGAGCTGAGCTACAG GGGGATCCTTTGTGGAGCGCCAGGCTTTTGCACACTAATCCCCAGGCCATAAAAGAGGCTCATTACAG GTTTCTCCTCAGCGGCGCCGACGTCATCTCAACCGCAACGTACCAGGCGAGCATCCAGGGATTCGTCCAGCACCTAGACGTGAGCGCCGAGCGGGCCCGGGAGCTGCTGATGTCCGGAGTGCGTCTGGCCAAGGAGACGGTGGAGACCTTTGCCTCCG GGGAGCGGAGTCTGCTGGTGGCCGGCTCAGTTGGACCGTACGGGGCCTTCCTCCACGATGGATCAGAGTACACCGGGGCTTATGCGCAGGAGATGAGCGTTGAA GAGCTCAAACTATGGCACAAGGCACAGGTGGACTGTCTAGCGGCAGCAGGGGCCGACCTCATCGCTTTCGAGACCATCCCGAGCATCAAAGAGGCCCAGGCCGTGGTGGAGCTGCTGAGGGAGTTCCCGGACTGTAACGCCTGGCTGTCCTTCTCCTGTAAG GATGAGAGGCACATTTCAGACGGCAGCCTGTTCGCGGACGCCGTGCGGACCGCCTGCAGGTCACCCCAGCTGCTCGCCGTGGGAGTCAACTGCTGCCGTCCAGCCGTGGTGCAGCCGCTGCTGGACTCCGCCCGGGCGGCGCTGGGCCCCGACACGCGCTGGGTGGTGTACCCCAACAGCGGCGAGGACTGGGACTCTGAGCGGGG ATGGCAGGAATCAGGGCAGACTGCGGGATGGACGCCTGAGCTGAGCCGCACGTGGGTGAAGCAGGGGGCTGCTCTGTTGG GTGGCTGCTGCCGCATCGGTCCTGCTCACATCGCAGCACTGAGGCAACAGCTGAAGGGAAGCAGCACATCTTCATCAGAGTCAACCAACAGCCACACCTAA